In the Setaria italica strain Yugu1 chromosome VI, Setaria_italica_v2.0, whole genome shotgun sequence genome, one interval contains:
- the LOC101778438 gene encoding uncharacterized protein LOC101778438, whose protein sequence is MGRKRKELLSSAPWRTGEAAEDEEAARLSREGKVSVTNNPGETATMNVPRSRRQDLDLTVDDFDEEEIDPELRYSFQRNSRFLKRVFSVDTLVKPLPPVMAYSVSRNVNFFFRIFTQFWDEEGIANAQKSLGLGSDDGSRRMR, encoded by the exons atgGGGCGGAAGCGGAAGGAGCTGCTGTCGTCGGCGCCGTGGCGGACGGGGGAGGCcgcggaggacgaggaggcggccaGGCTCAGCCGCGAGGGGAAGGTCAGCGTCACCAACAACCCCGGGGAGACGGCCACCATGAACGTGCCCCGCAGCAGGCGCCAGGACCTCGACCTCACCGTCGATGACTTCGACGAGGAGGAGATCGACCCCGAGCTGCGCTACTCCTTCCAGCGGAACAGCAGG TTTTTGAAGAGAGTTTTTAGTGTGGACACACTTGTCAAGCCTCTTCCTCCTGTAATGGCATACAGTGTATCTCGTAATGTAAACTTTTTCTTCCGGATCTTCACGCAGTTCTGGG ATGAAGAAGGAATTGCCAATGCACAGAAGTCCCTTGGACTGGGGAGTGATGATGGTTCCCGCCGGATGCGCTGA